DNA from Longimicrobiaceae bacterium:
CTGGCGGGGGCGGGATACGGCTCCCACCTCCTGGTTGACCTGCTCGACGACAGGGGGCGCACGAACGTCCTGGTGTGGTGGCCCCTGTCCGACGAGCGTCCCCTCGCGATCGCGCGGGTCTTCCCCAAGGTCCCCTTCTGGGTGGGGGGGCGGCTGGAGGATTCGGTTCGGAGCCTGGGGCAGCCGGAGGTCCTGGTGGCGCTGGCCCGCCAGACCGGGGTCGCCCTCCTCCTCTTCCTCGCCCTGCTCGCTGTCGCGCTGATCGTCCGCCGGGCACGG
Protein-coding regions in this window:
- a CDS encoding metal-dependent hydrolase, whose amino-acid sequence is MAFPPAHMLVGAGVAEVVRSAAPPLPRWRAWAVGAALAVVPDLDFVLDLVLQRGATYHGTFTHSLVATLVVALAAGALAGRRWALLAGAGYGSHLLVDLLDDRGRTNVLVWWPLSDERPLAIARVFPKVPFWVGGRLEDSVRSLGQPEVLVALARQTGVALLLFLALLAVALIVRRARSARGAPT